In the genome of Dickeya fangzhongdai, one region contains:
- a CDS encoding DeoR/GlpR family DNA-binding transcription regulator produces MLTQAEERQAKIVEFLREENFADLRTLTDRFEVSVATVRRDLCDLEEAGLLRRTHGGAVNINQVALDATNEARAVWNQAEKAAIAAAVAGMIADGDTVLLDAGTTALEVAKKLVGRRSLTLISNGLDIVAEFSRSEGQSIYSVGGEFTATNRSFRGPLAEYFIRQFNVDKLILNAASIDVDRGLICTSSPVNASVARAMIDVSNRVIVVADHSKFTKSSLSVITRIEDVGVIVTDAGARSIIDTVPEKLRKKFVIAH; encoded by the coding sequence ATGCTGACTCAGGCGGAAGAGCGTCAGGCGAAAATCGTTGAATTTTTGCGCGAAGAGAATTTTGCTGATTTGCGCACGTTAACGGATCGATTCGAGGTTTCGGTCGCCACCGTTCGTCGGGACCTGTGCGATCTTGAGGAAGCCGGATTGCTGCGCAGAACGCATGGCGGCGCGGTCAATATCAATCAGGTCGCGCTGGATGCGACGAACGAGGCCCGCGCCGTCTGGAATCAGGCGGAGAAGGCGGCCATCGCCGCCGCCGTCGCCGGCATGATTGCCGATGGCGACACCGTGCTTCTGGATGCCGGTACGACCGCGCTGGAAGTGGCTAAAAAGCTCGTTGGTCGTCGAAGTCTGACGCTGATCTCGAATGGCCTTGACATCGTTGCTGAATTTTCGCGCAGCGAGGGGCAGAGCATTTACTCGGTCGGGGGAGAATTTACCGCCACGAACCGCTCATTCAGAGGGCCGCTGGCCGAGTATTTCATACGGCAGTTCAATGTCGACAAACTCATCCTGAATGCCGCATCGATCGACGTCGACCGTGGTTTGATCTGCACCTCATCGCCAGTGAATGCGAGCGTCGCGCGAGCCATGATCGACGTGTCGAACCGCGTCATTGTTGTGGCTGACCACTCGAAATTCACGAAATCAAGCCTCTCGGTCATCACCCGGATAGAAGACGTGGGCGTCATTGTTACCGATGCCGGCGCCCGCAGCATCATCGACACCGTACCTGAGAAACTGCGCAAGAAGTTTGTCATCGCGCACTGA